One region of Oncorhynchus keta strain PuntledgeMale-10-30-2019 chromosome 24, Oket_V2, whole genome shotgun sequence genomic DNA includes:
- the LOC118402998 gene encoding cerebellar degeneration-related protein 2-like, whose translation MLTDMIEVEEFEIQEDEPWYDKQDLEHDLHLAAELGKTLLDRNRELEQGLQQMYSTNQEQLQEIEYLTKQVDLLRQVNDQHAKVYEQLDQSSREQEQSNTRLVQDNRTAQHKIQGLTEMIEALQTQVEDLQRQVEDLKTAPANPHRKPLAESWRPFGVQSVSCLNELQRAHSVYSGDHSDDPWSPSDVSWREEEQESLRRSLRSLQTQLANERARREGAERDADHLANENVALEQRLGMMEGCQARLVELECEAEELRQLWRADYGNKALRSRVSLGMLPNALFFHLNQERGMGEDGESEGDLMEVSYRSKVKGCDVLKHCNSEKQLRSLQGEGSDVYESHDHERSCVRHSEVVKQRGISLLNEVDAQYSALQVKYDALLRRCHQGEPDPSQQHSQKEVQKPSGAPLVRPRSPASLHQGQEDELHQPEYKALFKEIFTCIQKTKEDLSENRGKSWQLK comes from the exons ATGCTTACAGATATGATTGAGGTGGAAGAATTCGAAATCCAGGAGGATGAACCTTGGTATGACAAGCAGGACCTTGAACATG ACCTGCACCTAGCTGCTGAGCTGGGGAAGACCCTGCTGGACAGGAACAGAGAGCTGGAGCAGGGTCTGCAGCAGatgtactccaccaatcaggaacAGCTACAGGAGATAGAG taCCTGACTAAGCAGGTGGACCTCCTGAGACAGGTGAATGATCAGCATGCTAAGGTGTATGAGCAGTTAGATCAGTCCTCcagagaacaggagcagagcaACACCCGCCTGGTACAGGACAACAGGACCGCCCAGCACAAGATCCAGGG GCTCACAGAGATGATCGAGGCTCTGCAGACCCAGGTGGAGGATCTGCAACGTCAGGTAGAGGATCTGAAGACCGCCCCTGCTAATCCCCATAGGAAACCCCTTGCAGAATCATGGCGGCCCTTCGGGGTGCAGAGTGTGTCCTGCCTGAATGAGTTGCAACGCGCACACAG TGTCTACTCTGGAGACCATTCGGATGACCCCTGGTCTCCCTCTGATGTCTCGTGgcgggaggaggagcaggagtcGCTACGGAGATCGCTCCGCTCCCTACAGACACAGTTGGCCAATGAACGTGCtcggagggagggggcagagcgaGATGCAGACCACCTAGCCAATGAGAATGTGGCACTGGAGCAGCGCCTGGGAATGATGGAGGGGTGCCAG gccAGACTAGTGGAGCTGGAGTGTGAGGCTGAGGAGCTTCGTCAGCTGTGGAGAGCCGACTACGGCAACAAAGCTTTGAGGTCAAGGGTCAGCCTGGGCATGCTGCCCAATGCCCTATTCTTCCACTTGAaccaggagagggggatgggggaggatggagagagtgagggagacctGATGGAGGTCAGCTACCGTTCCAAGGTGAAAGGCTGTGATGTCCTAAAGCACTGCAACAGCGAGAAGCAGCTTAGGTCGCTGCAGGGTGAGGGGTCAGACGTATACGAGAGTCATGACCACGAGCGTTCGTGCGTCCGCCATTCGGAGGTGGTGAAGCAGCGTGGGATCTCCCTTCTCAACGAGGTTGACGCTCAGTACAGCGCCCTGCAGGTCAAATATGACGCACTGCTGCGGCGCTGCCACCAGGGGGAGCCGGACCCAAGCCAGCAGCACAGCCAAAAGGAGGTCCAAAAGCCCAGCGGAGCCCCCTTGGTCCGCCCACGAAGCCCAGCCTCCCTCCACCAGGGCCAGGAGGATGAACTCCACCAACCTGAGTACAAGGCCCTGTTCAAGGAGATCTTTACCTGCATCCAGAAAACCAAAGAGGATCTGAGTGAGAACAGGGGAAAGTCTTGGCAGCTGAAGTAG
- the LOC118402999 gene encoding zinc finger protein 93-like, with the protein MQKQMSGVKGPPLPLPSLRLMVPPLRLVSAAIWQTIQQRHVMDYGMLEEFVTMVTEMVPELLNIRQRAQLILGLRARLVLELCRSKPITDLQTIQPHLDRIQTLTPLWGTQTDDEDLSESNFLGLIQNLLNDPNEMEHFFQDVFPVEFGPKYDAAIEKLMCQFLSRLEKLLPVSNFQQAASLLSDVPSVLEECVQSVAHPQQLKTLFQYHRDLSQLDNHDTLSSSDGDCILSALCLPPVERVVIATEQTESETQTLSLNVFMDTFTKELEVDSATLTEYTEMEPGTSMDIITSEKRVECEKNNKQSIEFTDPVEHEDMEVHDGNEEENVLGIGQVQDETEGIVEEVNPRYRTVMVIGEDGVAQPYEDSSVRKPQIKTHKDSGSNGEQMKSIDVSDKIISSMLHKPSVELQRIDTTNLILPSRPVRQNRGRKMKTLLARERQQTKTELSEENAFKKCPICGKTFSRGADMKRHQKIHTGERPFQCLQCKKRFLYHFDLRRHRQNVCKVVVSEPKGETSKQLKGRSNMCDMSYKDPQSLEKPRLKCEKDSKKRRSRSPASDEKNTIQKPEGGDTEQSSGVTLEATPEDSDSSSTSTPQDPSYNPSGEPSKTEKHKQSKVCCICKKRLPKSYSMKVHMRSHSDLRPHKCPHCGQTFKNIYDMRKHIVKTVCKVLRADPEEAQAQVHALTHSPLHCTECSRMFADPVKLDRHKLSHKPLKCTMCENSFNGVKPLKKHYLDAHKFSGPFLCTSCDKSYTDLAALIRHERTHTGDLPYQCSHCPRKFNLSAVLVEHERIHTGEKRCLCWECGKGFISNAKLKMHMLCVHRKPEDKHFSCSQCDKSYALQRTLQVHVARHHAGVRFPCTYCGKLFLNMSSLTRHDLIHTQERPFKCPELECGKSFKSKSEVKVHMRYHTGERPFKCKVCGKGFTQNCYLTQHMRTHTGEKPYPCSVCGRKFDDSRKRKRHMMIHTGEKPHKCLKCEKAFSRADLLKAHDRKEH; encoded by the exons gtccccctcttcctctcccctctctgcgccTCATGGTCCCGCCACTGCGGCTGGTCTCAGCAGCCATCTGGCAAACGATCCAGCAGAGACACGTGATGGATTATGGGATGCTGGAGGAGTTTGTTACCATGGTCACAGAGATGGTTCCAGAGCTTCTGAACATCCGACAGAGGGCCCAACTTATTCTGGGTCTTCGAGCACgg CTGGTCCTGGAGTTGTGTCGCTCGAAGCCGATCACAGACCTCCAGACCATTCAGCCACACCTGGACAGGATACAGACCCTCACACCTCTCTGGGGGACACAG ACTGATGATGAAGATTTATCTGAATCTAACTTTCTGGGGCTGATTCAAAACTTGCTGAATGACCCAAATGAGATGGAACACTTCTTCCAG GATGTTTTTCCTGTGGAATTTGGTCCCAAGTATGATGCAGCAATAGAGAAACTCATGTGTCAGTTTCTTTCAAGACTTGAGAAGCTACTTCCAGTATCAAACTTTCAACAG GCTGCGTCCCTGCTCAGCGATGTCCCCTCTGTTCTGGAGGAATGTGTTCAGTCTGTGGCTCACCCTCAGCAGCTGAAAACCCTGTTTCAGTACCACAGAGACCTCAGCCAGCTGGACAACCATG ATACTCTGTCTTCTTCTGATGGGGACTGCATTCtttcagctctctgtctccctccagtaGAAAGGGTGGTGATTGCAACTGAACAGACAGAGTCAGAAACACAGACATTATCCTTGAATGTCTTCATGGATACATTTACCAAAGAGTTGGAGGTGGACTCTGCAACACTGACAGAGTACACAGAGATGGAACCCGGGACAAGTATGGATATAATAACAAGCGAGAAGAGGGTGGAATGTGAGAAAAACAACAAACAATCTATAGAGTTTACGGACCCTGTGGAACATGAGGACATGGAGGTTCATGACGGTAATGAAGAAGAGAATGTTCTGGGGATTGGACAAGTACAAGATGAGACGGAAGGTATTGTTGAAGAAGTGAACCCCAGGTACAGAACAGTGATGGTTATCGGGGAAGATGGGGTGGCACAGCCTTATGAAGATTCAAGCGTCAGAAAGCCCCAAATAAAGACTCATAAAGACAGTGGAAGTAATGGAGAACAAATGAAAAGCATAGACGTATCTGATAAGATCATATCCTCAATGCTTCACAAGCCTTCAGTGGAGTTACAAAGAATTGATACTACTAACCTGATATTACCATCTAGACCAGTTAGACAAAACAGGGGGCGTAAGATGAAGACATTGCTAGCACGAGAACGGCAACAAACCAAAACAGAACTTTCAGAAGAAAATGCATTCAAAAAATGCCCAATTTGTGGGAAGACTTTCAGTCGAGGTGCTGACATGAAGCGACACCAGAAAATCCACACAGGTGAGCGCCCATTTCAGTGTCTCCAGTGTAAGAAACGCTTCCTGTACCATTTTGATCTGAGGAGACATCGGCAAAATGTGTGTAAAGTAGTTGTGTCAGAACCTAAAGGTGAAACATCCAAGCAGCTCAAAGGCAGGTCGAATATGTGTGATATGAGTTACAAGGACCCACAAAGCTTGGAGAAACCGAGACTAAAATGTGAAAAAGACTCCAAGAAAAGGCGTAGCAGATCTCCAGCTAGTGATGAGAAGAACACAATCCAGAAACCTGAGGGAGGAGACACGGAGCAGTCCAGTGGTGTTACTCTTGAGGCAACACCCGAGGACAGTGACTCATCCTCCACCAGTACTCCCCAGGACCCATCTTACAACCCATCTGGCGAACCTAGCAAGACCGAAAAACACAAACAGTCAAAAGTGTGCTGCATTTGCAAAAAACGTTTGCCAAAATCTTACAGCATGAAAGTTCACATGAGGTCCCACTCAGATCTGCGACCTCACAAATGTCCTCATTGTGGGCAGACGTTCAAGAACATTTATGATATGAGGAAGCACATTGTAAAGACTGTGTGCAAGGTGCTGCGAGCTGATCCTGAAGAGGCCCAGGCCCAGGTGCATGCACTCACCCACAGCCCCCTCCACTGCACTGAGTGCAGTAGGATGTTTGCAGACCCAGTAAAGCTAGACAGGCACAAGCTGTCGCACAAGCCTTTGAAATGCACCATGTGTGAAAACAGCTTCAATGGGGTCAAGCCCCTTAAGAAACACTATCTGGATGCCCATAAATTCAGTGGGCCATTCCTCTGCACCTCCTGTGATAAAAGCTACACTGATTTAGCAGCTCTCATCAGACACGAGAGGACTCACACCGGAGATCTCCCATACCAGTGCTCCCACTGTCCACGGAAGTTTAACTTATCAGCGGTTCTTGTCGAACACGAGAgaatacatacaggagagaaacGATGCCTTTGCTGGGAGTGTGGAAAGGGATTTATCAGCAATGCAAAACTGAAAATGCACATGCTGTGTGTTCACAGAAAACCTGAAGATAAACACTTCTCCTGCTCCCAGTGTGACAAATCTTACGCATTACAAAGGACGTTACAAGTCCATGTGGCGAGACATCATGCTGGGGTGCGTTTCCCGTGCACATACTGCGGTAAGCTGTTTCTGAACATGTCCTCATTGACAAGGCATGACCTGATTCACACTCAGGAGAGGCCTTTTAAATGCCCCGAATTGGAGTGCGGCAAAAGTTTCAAATCAAAATCTGAAGTGAAGGTACACATGAGATACCATACTGGGGAGCGGCCATTCAAGTGTAAAGTCTGTGGGAAGGGTTTTACTCAAAACTGTTATCTCACTCAACACATGCGAACTCATACAGGGGAGAAGCCATATCCTTGTTCTGTCTGTGGAAGAAAATTTGATGACTCTAGGAAACGGAAAAGGCACATGATGattcacactggagagaagccccACAAATGTTTGAAATGTGAGAAAGCTTTCAGTCGGGCAGACCTGTTGAAAGCACATGACAGGAAAGAACACTGA